The Alkalihalobacillus sp. LMS6 genomic interval ATGCCAGAACTTGTTGCAAACCCTTGGTTTCCATGTTCTAAATTTGCAATGGCTTGTTCGAGCACTTCTCGAGTTGGATTTCCAGTACGAGCATAATCGTACCCTGTAGATTCTTGAATTCCTGCGTGACGATACGCAGTAGAGAAATACACCGGTGCATTAACAGCGCCGGTTGCATCACTTCGACGATTTCCAATTTGCGCTAGGATTGATTCATCATGTGTTGTCATTTTTTATCCCCCTTAAAAACGGTACAATCATAAAAAACCTTTCTTCAAGATGTAAGAAGAAAGGTTGCGAACGATTCTCTTATCTTGCAGATTTCTGCTGGATTTAGCACCTTGCCAATTAAAGCTGGTTGCTGAGACTTCGTCGGGCCATGTCCCTCCGTCTCTCTTGATAAGATCTATTAAGTTTATTTGCTATTGTCACAACTTTAACGCAAAACAAATGATTCTGCAACCCGTAGCATTGAAAATGCATAAAAAAAACGCACAGCTTGTCTTACATAGCTGTACGTTTTTCGCACGTTCATGCTTCAGGTGACGCTTCAATAATTAGTTGATCTTCATTTCCACATACACACTGTTTAAAGCCTGTTTCATACTCTCCGTTTTCATTTCGTTTTCCACGTAAAATGTATTTCTCTCCACATAAAGGGCAACGAATGACAATTCGATAACGATTCGCTGTTGTCACGCTATCCTCCTCCTTTAGTTCAGATTGCTCTTTTCATCTTCATCTAGTTTGTTCGCCTTTTTTATTTTCCATATTGCTAATAGCCACAGCGCAATCATAAATGGAATCATTAAATATAAGAAATAATGTCCAAAATCCATTAGAATGTAGTCGTAACTTCCGTGCAAAATCATTGGTAGTACAGCCGCTAAAAAAAGAAATAGTTGTTTTTTTGAAGGATGGTATTTGGCTCTTCCCACGTAGTAACCCATAATTATTCCGTAAACAGCATGAGCCGTTGTCGGTAATAACGTTCTCGGAAGTACGTGATCAAACCCATATGCAATCATATATAAACTATTTTCAACGGAAGCAAAACCAAGAGATAACGCTACGCCAAAAACGATTCCATCAATTGGTTGCTTGAGTTGACCATGTTGATAAGCAAATATGAACAACATCAGCCATTTTAAACCCTCTTCTATCAATCCGTAAAGCAAAAAAGCTTTTAAAAACGAATGAGCTAAGATGGCTTCTTCTGTGAAAGCAAATTGAATGACTGAAATTGGTAAG includes:
- the prsW gene encoding glutamic-type intramembrane protease PrsW — encoded protein: MISFILAALAPAMALFSYVYLRDSFSRGAMFLVLRIFIIGALLVLPISVIQFAFTEEAILAHSFLKAFLLYGLIEEGLKWLMLFIFAYQHGQLKQPIDGIVFGVALSLGFASVENSLYMIAYGFDHVLPRTLLPTTAHAVYGIIMGYYVGRAKYHPSKKQLFLFLAAVLPMILHGSYDYILMDFGHYFLYLMIPFMIALWLLAIWKIKKANKLDEDEKSNLN